One window of Medicago truncatula cultivar Jemalong A17 chromosome 2, MtrunA17r5.0-ANR, whole genome shotgun sequence genomic DNA carries:
- the LOC25487456 gene encoding uncharacterized protein, with amino-acid sequence MEGGSGKRFPAKLKDLLATGILEGLKVRYVKGQKARKPGEKDLQGVIKDAGILCFCGSCKGNQVVSPNVFELHADSANRRPPEYTYLENGKLLRDVMNACSSLPLDTLDKVVQMVLGDFPMQNSNICFNCRGSISESNKGESKLVCNPCMELKESKTSQLQPRSKKKREEGPKTTSAETSSQKRKGRPPGSGGGRFTERIVSPITPAQTLGSSVHGTIDGKFDDGYIVTVDLGSEQLKGVLYHVSSNASKDSSIGGLSEEKVER; translated from the exons ATGGAGGGAGGTTCTGGTAAGAGGTTTCCTGCCAAGCTGAAGGATCTTCTGGCTACTGGGATTCTGGAGGGATTGAAAGTGAGATATGTCAAGGGACAAAAG GCGCGTAAACCAGGAGAAAAGGATTTACAAGGTGTGATTAAAGATGCCGGGATTTTGTGCTTTTGTGGGAGTTGTAAGGGGAATCAG GTTGTCTCTCCGAATGTTTTTGAGTTGCATGCTGATAGTGCTAATAGACGTCCTCCGGAGTATACTTACCTTGAGAATGGAAAACTCCTTCGGGATGTTATGAATGCCTGTTCAAGTCTTCCGTTGGACACATTGGATAAAGTGGTCCAAATGGTCCTGGGTGATTTCCCCATGCAGAATTCTAATATCTGTTTCAATTGCAGAG GGTCAATTTCTGAATCCAACAAGGGTGAGTCAAAACTAGTATGCAATCCATGCATGGAGTTGAAAGAGTCTAAAACTAGCCAACTTCAACCAAg atcaaaaaagaagagagaagaagggCCTAAAACTACTTCTGCAGAAACTTCTTCCCAGAAAAGAAAAGGACGCCCTCCTGGTTCCGGTGGGGGAAGATTCACTGAACGTATTG TTAGTCCAATTACTCCAGCACAAACACTCGGTTCTTCAGTGCATGGAACAATTGACGGGAAATTTGATGACGGATATATAGTCACGGTGGACCTGGGTTCTGAACAGCTGAAAGGTGTCCTGTATCATGTTTCAAGTAATGCATCTAAGGATTCTTCGATTGGAG GTTTATCAGAAGAAAAGGTTGAGAGATAA
- the LOC25487457 gene encoding uncharacterized protein, with translation MASSISTQSEPSCYYYGLHAHYQEQYEYLRSMNRYLEVQRPKLKPTDWLNFHIDVLSHSVDSNSVTRLNTLLYNCEEVSCKRFFEEGQDWFQSILFHQVFSFDSLEQLAQRLVQEVHELFDFDERLFGSNFANGDGPSVARRFTLRLRIFVEIQLEI, from the exons ATGGCTTCTTCAATCTCTACACAGTCAG aACCATCATGTTACTATTATGGATTGCATGCACATTACCAAGAGCAGTATGAATACCTTCGAAGCATGAACCGCTATCTAGAGGTGCAGCGTCCCAAACTTAAGCCCACTGATTGGTTAAATTTTCACATTGATGTTCTCTCGCATTCGGTTGATTCTAATTCAGTTACACGCCTCAACACTTTACTTTACAATTGTGAAGAAGTGAGCTGCAAAAGGTTCTTTGAAGAGGGTCAAGATTGGTTTCAGTCTATCTTGTTCCACCAAGTCTTTTCCTTTGATTCACTTGAGCAACTTGCACAAAGACTTGTGCAAGAAGTACATGAATTGTTCGATTTTGACGAGAGATTATTTGGTTCTAATTTTGCTAATGGAGATGGACCTTCCGTTGCTCGGCGGTTCACTTTGCGTCTTAGAATTTTCGTTGAAATACAATTAGAAATATAG
- the LOC25487450 gene encoding uncharacterized protein, which yields MEISKFSFEKKKIAMISSFSAPSEPAQYYYGLSAQYKEQYEYLQSMNYNLEVQRPKLKPADRLVFHINVLSYSVDSNSVTRLNTLFHDYQEVSSKRFFQEDQEWIRSILFHQDFPSESLEQLAQRLVLEVHELFDFNEKLFGSNLASGVGTSIAHQFTLHLTIVVEI from the exons ATGGAGATAAGCAAGTTCagttttgagaagaaaaaaatagctaTGATTTCTTCATTCTCTGCACCATCAG AACCAGCACAATACTATTATGGATTGTCTGCACAATACAAAGAGCAATATGAATACCTTCAAAGCATGAACTACAATCTAGAGGTGCAACGCCCCAAGCTCAAGCCAGCTGATCGACTAGTCTTTCACATCAATGTTCTATCATATTCGGTTGATTCTAACTCAGTTACACGCCTTAACACCTTATTCCATGATTATCAAGAAGTGAGCAGCAAAAGGTTCTTTCAAGAGGATCAAGAATGGATTCGGTCTATCTTGTTCCACCAAGACTTTCCCTCTGAATCACTTGAGCAACTAGCACAAAGGCTCGTGCTCGAAGTTCATGAATTGTTTGATTTCAATGAGAAATTATTTGGTTCTAATCTTGCTAGTGGAGTCGGAACTTCTATTGCTCATCAATTCACTTTGCATCTTACAATTGTCGTGGAGATATAA